The Antarcticibacterium sp. 1MA-6-2 genome has a window encoding:
- a CDS encoding M28 family peptidase, which translates to MLKKLSPILVLLLLIFTVWYLFYSSMPSDVEETDVPISRFSTLRALEHVEQTAKAPHFVGSNNHSRVRNYIIDELQKQGLEVQTQQGYVLNNSGTLSYAQNVLSRINGTGDGEAIVLMSHYDSAVHSSYGASDAASGVATILEGIRAFLAENPSHENDIILLFTDVEETGLLGAQLFIKEHPWAKDVKLALNFESRGSGGNSFMLLETNKGNANLVENFVKANPSFPSTSSLYYSIYKMLPNDTDLTVLREEGKVNGFNFAFIDDHFDYHTANDTPANLDPETLAHQGSYLMPLLNYFKDADLNNLDSEEDLIYFNVPPGELLTYPFSWILPMLLIATLLFLGITVYGLSTKGLSLKSIFKGAVPYFISLIGAALFSFLLWELCLIIYPQYGEMEHGFTYNGYYYISAVIFLSLAIAFFVYSNFKDKDPRAGYFVIPLLFWLIISALVSFYLKGAAYFVIPVFFGCIQLWVMLRQRKPNLFLMFFLSLPALIIIRPFLVTFAVALGLKILFVAALFTVFLFSLFLPVFLYFGRKKILAGLGFLIFTTLFIIAHFKSGFSEDRQKPNSLVYLYDADAEKATWNTYDEIFDSWTTPFLGEDPAESPRDVNFESKYSSGFTYSVPAPLVPIEEPGIIYRRTSMDSLSALKNYSLKIAPNRKVNRIELFVDRDKNFENFTVNNQLADSVKLGSGTFHVFSKRWSNLAAPLSCC; encoded by the coding sequence GAAACTGATGTTCCTATATCCCGGTTTTCAACACTTAGGGCACTGGAACACGTAGAACAAACGGCTAAAGCTCCTCATTTCGTGGGGAGTAACAACCATTCGCGGGTTAGAAATTATATTATAGACGAACTCCAGAAGCAGGGACTTGAAGTGCAGACGCAGCAGGGCTATGTTCTAAATAATTCCGGCACTCTTAGTTATGCGCAAAATGTTCTGTCAAGGATCAATGGCACTGGAGATGGGGAAGCAATTGTTTTAATGTCTCATTACGACAGCGCGGTACACTCTTCTTACGGCGCGAGTGATGCAGCAAGTGGTGTGGCGACAATTCTCGAAGGTATAAGGGCTTTTCTTGCTGAAAATCCATCACATGAGAATGATATTATTCTGCTGTTTACAGACGTGGAGGAAACCGGATTACTGGGTGCACAGCTATTTATTAAAGAACATCCCTGGGCTAAAGACGTTAAACTCGCCCTCAATTTTGAATCCCGCGGCAGTGGAGGAAATTCCTTTATGCTCCTGGAAACAAATAAAGGGAATGCAAATTTGGTAGAAAACTTTGTAAAGGCAAATCCTTCATTTCCCTCTACAAGTTCCCTTTATTACAGCATCTATAAAATGTTGCCCAACGATACAGATCTTACTGTATTAAGAGAAGAAGGCAAAGTAAACGGTTTTAATTTTGCTTTTATTGATGATCATTTCGATTACCATACGGCTAACGATACACCTGCGAATCTTGATCCTGAAACCCTGGCACACCAGGGAAGTTACTTAATGCCATTGCTTAATTACTTTAAGGATGCCGATTTAAATAACCTGGATTCGGAAGAAGATCTAATTTATTTTAATGTTCCTCCGGGAGAATTGTTGACCTATCCATTTTCCTGGATACTGCCCATGTTGCTTATAGCTACTTTGCTTTTTCTGGGAATTACCGTTTATGGCCTTTCCACAAAAGGCCTGAGCCTGAAAAGTATTTTCAAAGGAGCAGTGCCTTATTTTATAAGCCTAATAGGAGCTGCACTTTTCTCATTTCTATTATGGGAATTGTGTCTCATCATTTATCCGCAGTACGGGGAGATGGAACATGGTTTCACTTATAACGGCTACTATTATATTTCTGCAGTTATTTTCCTTAGCCTTGCTATAGCTTTCTTTGTATACAGCAACTTTAAAGACAAAGATCCACGTGCAGGATATTTTGTGATTCCCTTACTTTTCTGGTTGATAATTTCGGCTCTTGTTTCTTTTTACCTTAAAGGGGCGGCTTACTTTGTCATTCCTGTTTTTTTTGGATGCATCCAGCTTTGGGTGATGCTAAGACAACGGAAACCTAATTTGTTCCTGATGTTTTTCCTGAGCCTTCCTGCATTAATTATAATAAGGCCTTTCCTGGTGACTTTCGCTGTAGCTTTGGGCTTAAAAATATTATTTGTTGCTGCCCTGTTCACTGTTTTTTTATTTAGCCTGTTTCTGCCCGTGTTTCTCTATTTTGGTCGGAAGAAGATCCTGGCAGGTTTAGGTTTTTTAATTTTTACAACTCTCTTCATTATAGCACATTTTAAATCTGGTTTTTCTGAAGATCGCCAAAAACCCAACAGCCTTGTCTATCTCTATGATGCTGATGCAGAAAAAGCTACCTGGAATACCTATGATGAAATCTTTGATAGCTGGACAACTCCTTTTTTGGGAGAAGATCCCGCAGAATCTCCCAGGGATGTAAATTTTGAAAGTAAATATAGTTCAGGATTTACTTACAGCGTTCCGGCACCTTTAGTCCCAATTGAGGAACCGGGAATAATCTATAGGCGAACAAGCATGGATTCTCTTTCAGCCTTAAAAAATTATTCCTTAAAAATTGCTCCCAACAGGAAGGTTAACAGGATAGAACTTTTTGTAGACAGGGATAAAAATTTTGAAAATTTCACAGTTAACAATCAACTGGCAGATTCAGTAAAACTGGGAAGCGGTACCTTCCACGTTTTCAGTAAGAGATGGAGTAACCTAGCTGCTCCTTTATCATGCTGCTAA
- a CDS encoding NAD(P)H-binding protein, producing MNISILGCGWLGLPLAKNLVEAGQVVKGSTTTLDKMARLREEGITPYQIKLFTDGVQGDLESFLSETEVLIIDIPPGLRKDPDADFVGKIGKLKGYLEKSSVEKVIFISSTSVYEDREDFPVYTEEKEANVTAENSQQLIAAEEVLRSSDKFSTTIIRFGGLIGPGRHPINFLSQKKNNKNAVSPVNLIHLDDCVGIIKSVLEKGLWDEVINAVYPEHPPKEIYYTRVAEEKNLALPHFDLQHPSKGKVVESVKVQQLLGYNFQKEI from the coding sequence ATGAATATTTCAATATTGGGATGTGGATGGCTGGGTTTGCCGTTGGCGAAAAATTTAGTGGAAGCAGGACAGGTGGTAAAAGGAAGTACTACTACTCTTGATAAAATGGCAAGACTTAGGGAGGAGGGAATAACTCCTTACCAGATAAAGCTATTTACAGATGGAGTACAGGGTGACCTGGAATCTTTTCTTTCAGAAACTGAAGTCTTAATAATAGATATTCCGCCCGGGCTGCGAAAAGATCCAGATGCTGATTTTGTTGGTAAGATTGGAAAATTAAAAGGCTATCTGGAAAAATCTTCTGTTGAAAAAGTAATTTTTATCAGCAGTACATCTGTCTATGAGGATCGCGAGGATTTTCCTGTTTACACCGAGGAGAAAGAAGCAAACGTAACGGCAGAAAATTCACAACAATTAATTGCAGCTGAAGAAGTTTTGCGGAGTAGTGATAAATTCAGCACTACAATAATTCGATTTGGCGGACTAATAGGACCGGGAAGGCATCCAATTAACTTCCTTTCCCAAAAAAAGAATAACAAAAATGCTGTGTCTCCTGTAAATCTTATTCATCTTGATGATTGTGTGGGAATTATAAAATCTGTACTTGAAAAAGGCTTGTGGGATGAAGTCATTAATGCTGTCTATCCTGAGCATCCTCCAAAAGAAATCTATTATACACGGGTTGCTGAGGAAAAAAACCTTGCCCTGCCTCACTTTGATTTACAACATCCATCAAAAGGAAAAGTTGTGGAGTCGGTGAAAGTTCAACAACTTCTTGGCTATAATTTTCAAAAGGAGATTTAA
- a CDS encoding M13-type metalloendopeptidase, producing the protein MPPQTVNAYYNPSYNEIVFPAAILQPPFYDYKADAAVNYGGIGAVIGHEISHGFDDSGSRFDAQGNLNNWWTEDDLKQFEGLGGSLADQYSAIEVLDSVFINGKFTLGENIGDLGGVNAAYDGLQIHLEENGNPGEIDGFTPEQRFFLSWATVWRTKMRDEALRNRIKTDPHSPGMYRAYVPLQNIDAFYEAFDIKEGDKMYVKPENRVHIW; encoded by the coding sequence ATGCCTCCTCAAACGGTAAATGCTTACTACAACCCAAGTTATAATGAGATCGTTTTCCCTGCTGCTATCCTGCAGCCTCCTTTCTATGACTACAAGGCTGATGCTGCTGTGAATTACGGCGGAATTGGTGCTGTAATAGGACATGAAATCTCTCACGGGTTTGATGACAGCGGTTCAAGATTTGACGCACAGGGCAACCTGAACAACTGGTGGACTGAAGATGACTTAAAACAGTTTGAAGGTCTTGGTGGTTCACTGGCAGACCAGTACAGCGCAATTGAAGTACTGGACAGCGTTTTCATTAATGGTAAATTTACCTTAGGTGAAAACATTGGAGATCTTGGAGGAGTTAATGCCGCTTATGACGGACTTCAAATTCACTTAGAGGAAAATGGAAATCCCGGAGAAATTGATGGATTTACACCAGAGCAACGTTTCTTCCTTTCATGGGCAACTGTATGGCGTACTAAAATGAGAGATGAAGCTTTAAGGAACAGGATTAAAACCGATCCTCATTCCCCGGGAATGTACCGCGCCTATGTCCCACTTCAAAATATTGATGCTTTTTATGAAGCCTTTGATATTAAGGAGGGAGACAAGATGTACGTGAAGCCGGAAAATCGCGTGCACATTTGGTAA
- a CDS encoding M13 family metallopeptidase: MEEKQDPRGINLAYMDTTVSPKDDFFRYVNGIWIDSTEIPDEYTTWGSFNELRKNTDSEALSLLEKASKNSNLDPSSNQAKAVFLYQSIMDTVSRNERGIEPIKPYLAKIESIQNKEDLQKYLTGMQEYGGAGFFGFTVRADAKDSNKNAAYIYPSGLGLPDRDYYLGDDQSTKDIREKYKAYVSRMLQFLGDSQEEASKKAETILAFETSLAKPQLDKVERRDTRNTYNPMAVSELKKEVPAIDWNQYLEQIGASKVDTVIVSMPKYMQALQTTFSGQNVEDWKTYLRWTLFNDAATTLSTDIERANWEFYDRTLQGAKEMRPLNERALGTVNNTLGEALGKLYVEENFPPEAKQKAQEMIANIIKAFEVRINNLTWMSDSTKVKAIEKLGTTTIKVGYPDEWKDYSELEIYGPNDEEGSYFQNMMNASKWNVNETMAKLGEPRLTKLNGLCLLKR, encoded by the coding sequence ATGGAAGAAAAACAGGATCCTCGAGGAATTAATCTTGCCTATATGGATACCACTGTTAGTCCTAAAGATGATTTCTTTAGATATGTTAACGGGATATGGATAGATTCTACTGAAATTCCTGATGAATATACCACCTGGGGCAGCTTTAATGAATTACGTAAAAACACAGATTCTGAGGCTCTTTCCCTGTTGGAGAAAGCATCAAAAAATTCAAATTTAGATCCTTCCAGCAATCAGGCAAAAGCAGTTTTCCTTTACCAGAGCATAATGGATACAGTTAGCAGGAATGAAAGAGGGATTGAACCTATAAAACCATACCTGGCTAAAATTGAATCAATTCAAAACAAGGAAGACCTTCAGAAATATTTAACCGGGATGCAGGAGTATGGCGGAGCAGGATTTTTTGGTTTTACGGTGAGGGCTGACGCTAAAGACAGTAATAAAAACGCGGCTTACATATATCCATCCGGATTAGGATTGCCGGACCGGGATTATTACCTGGGCGATGACCAAAGTACTAAAGACATCCGTGAGAAATATAAAGCTTACGTTTCAAGAATGCTGCAATTTTTAGGAGACTCTCAGGAAGAGGCTTCCAAAAAAGCTGAAACTATCCTGGCTTTTGAAACCAGCCTTGCAAAACCTCAATTAGATAAGGTGGAACGTCGAGATACACGTAACACATACAACCCTATGGCTGTTTCAGAATTAAAAAAGGAGGTTCCCGCTATAGACTGGAACCAGTATCTTGAACAGATTGGAGCATCAAAGGTAGACACGGTTATTGTTTCCATGCCTAAATATATGCAGGCGCTGCAAACTACCTTTTCAGGTCAAAATGTTGAAGACTGGAAAACTTACCTTCGATGGACGCTTTTTAATGATGCTGCCACTACATTGAGCACTGATATTGAACGAGCAAACTGGGAATTCTATGACAGGACTTTACAGGGAGCAAAAGAAATGCGACCCTTAAATGAACGTGCTTTAGGAACAGTAAATAACACCTTAGGTGAAGCGCTGGGAAAACTCTATGTAGAAGAGAACTTTCCACCGGAAGCTAAACAAAAAGCTCAGGAAATGATCGCCAATATTATTAAGGCTTTTGAGGTTAGGATCAACAATCTTACCTGGATGAGTGACAGTACCAAAGTAAAAGCTATTGAAAAATTGGGAACAACAACTATTAAAGTTGGATATCCCGATGAGTGGAAAGACTACAGCGAACTAGAAATCTACGGTCCTAATGATGAAGAAGGTTCTTACTTTCAAAACATGATGAATGCCAGCAAATGGAATGTAAATGAAACAATGGCAAAACTTGGAGAGCCTAGGTTGACAAAACTGAATGGTTTATGCCTCCTCAAACGGTAA
- a CDS encoding nuclear transport factor 2 family protein, whose translation MKKLLLFLALTSVLSCNFSVETSKANFEENKAPVNKEILKDSINTVLEEWHKAAAEARFEKYFDLMTQDGVFLGTDATENWQNKDFRAYAKPHFDKGKAWSFSTLERNIYTGEEANIAWFDELLDTQMGICRGSGVVVRTTEGWKIKHYVLSISIPNENVSEITELKKDFDEELTSRLK comes from the coding sequence ATGAAGAAATTATTGCTGTTTCTTGCTCTTACCTCTGTTCTTTCCTGCAACTTTTCAGTAGAAACTTCAAAAGCTAATTTTGAAGAAAACAAGGCTCCGGTAAATAAGGAAATTTTAAAAGATTCTATTAATACGGTATTGGAAGAATGGCACAAAGCTGCAGCTGAGGCTCGTTTTGAAAAGTATTTTGATTTGATGACGCAGGACGGTGTTTTCCTTGGAACCGATGCTACAGAGAATTGGCAAAACAAAGACTTCAGGGCATATGCTAAACCTCATTTTGACAAAGGTAAAGCCTGGAGTTTTTCAACTTTGGAAAGAAATATTTACACAGGCGAAGAGGCTAATATTGCCTGGTTTGATGAGCTTCTCGACACCCAAATGGGAATTTGCCGTGGGTCGGGAGTGGTGGTGAGAACCACTGAAGGATGGAAGATCAAACATTATGTGCTTTCCATTAGCATTCCAAACGAAAATGTTTCAGAAATAACTGAATTAAAAAAAGATTTTGATGAGGAGTTAACATCCAGACTAAAATAA
- a CDS encoding NAD-dependent epimerase/dehydratase family protein yields MNPKKILIIGAAGQIGSELTLKLRGKYGNENVIASDIKEGGPELMESGPFEIADAKDRENINRLVNHYEITDVYLMAAFLSATAEKVPMKAWELNMDSLFIVLDLAKDKKIEKVFWPSSIAVFGPSTPKEATPQTTVMEPTTVYGISKQTGERWCEYYFRKYGVDVRSLRYPGIISYKTLPGGGTTDYAVEIFHEALKTGTYISFLKEDTALPMMFMDDAIKATIDIMEAPGERIKVRSSYNLSAMSFTPKELAAEIKKELPRFEISYKPDFRQEIADSWPGSIDDSIAREEWYWEHEYDLPKLTKAMLQGLKVES; encoded by the coding sequence ATGAATCCGAAGAAAATACTCATAATTGGTGCAGCGGGACAAATAGGAAGTGAATTGACATTGAAATTAAGGGGAAAGTATGGCAATGAAAATGTTATTGCCAGTGATATTAAAGAAGGAGGGCCGGAACTCATGGAATCAGGCCCATTTGAAATAGCTGATGCCAAGGACCGGGAAAATATCAATAGACTGGTTAACCATTATGAGATTACCGATGTTTATTTAATGGCAGCTTTCTTAAGTGCTACTGCCGAAAAAGTTCCAATGAAGGCCTGGGAACTGAATATGGATTCATTATTCATTGTTCTGGATCTTGCGAAGGATAAAAAAATTGAAAAAGTTTTCTGGCCATCCAGTATTGCTGTTTTTGGGCCTTCCACTCCTAAGGAAGCTACTCCTCAAACCACGGTAATGGAGCCTACTACTGTTTATGGCATTTCAAAGCAAACAGGAGAAAGATGGTGTGAATACTATTTCAGGAAATATGGAGTAGATGTAAGAAGCCTTAGATATCCCGGAATTATTAGTTATAAGACTTTGCCCGGTGGTGGTACTACAGATTATGCAGTGGAAATTTTCCATGAAGCTTTAAAAACCGGGACTTATATTTCATTTCTCAAGGAAGACACTGCTTTACCTATGATGTTTATGGATGATGCAATTAAAGCTACCATTGATATAATGGAAGCCCCGGGAGAGAGGATAAAGGTGAGATCTTCATACAACCTTTCCGCCATGAGTTTTACTCCTAAAGAACTGGCTGCAGAAATTAAAAAGGAACTTCCGCGTTTTGAAATTTCTTATAAGCCAGATTTCAGGCAGGAGATTGCTGATTCCTGGCCAGGTAGTATTGATGACAGTATAGCAAGAGAGGAGTGGTATTGGGAACATGAATATGATCTTCCAAAACTCACAAAAGCTATGCTACAGGGTTTAAAGGTAGAATCTTAA
- a CDS encoding cold-shock protein, producing MEGTVKFFNESKGYGFITNDDTGRDIFVHVTGLNGETLNEGDKVEYVEEEGRKGLTAAQVRVIND from the coding sequence ATGGAAGGTACAGTTAAATTTTTCAATGAGTCTAAAGGTTACGGATTCATTACCAACGACGACACAGGAAGAGACATCTTTGTTCACGTTACAGGTCTTAATGGTGAGACTTTGAACGAAGGTGACAAAGTTGAGTACGTTGAAGAAGAAGGAAGAAAAGGATTAACCGCAGCTCAGGTGCGTGTAATCAACGATTAA
- a CDS encoding chloride channel protein has translation MVPKSIPGLQRFLIWKTKHLSQQQFILVLSSIIGFTAGLGAVIIKNLTHFIQKLLEGNLISNYHTAFYFIFPLLGLTITLLIIKFVLKKKVGHGIPSTLYAISKKQGIMHTYQMYASLITAPLTVGFGGSVGLEGPTVATGASLGSNISRLFQMDQRARTLLISCAAAGAMSSIFKAPVAAIIFAIEVFSLDLTLISLLPLLIASVSAILTSYFFFGSDIILPFQLEDNFKISEVPFYIILGVLAAFSSMYFTSVYFKINNYFKKISSPFKRLLIGGIGLGILIYFIPPLYGEGYNVINNLLSANYLQALGTNLFNDYLDNIWVVILLLAGLVIFKIIATSLTFGAGGVGGIFAPVLFMGSAMGHCFALFVNNTGLLKNPISVSSFTMVGMAGLMAGVLHAPLTAIFLIAELTGGYELFVPLMITSAISFMITNQFQPHSVYTMELAMRGELLTHDKDQVVLTLLDIEQVIETNFVELNVNMTLGEVIHKGVIKSSRNIFPVSDENNNFMGILLLDDIRPIMFEQDLYDKVKVQELMQRAPEIIDIKKDRMKDIMKKFQDSDAWNLPVTENEKYIGFVSKSKLLTAYRQKLIEVTV, from the coding sequence ATGGTTCCAAAATCAATTCCCGGGTTACAGCGTTTTTTGATATGGAAGACAAAGCATCTTTCACAGCAACAATTTATATTAGTACTTAGTTCTATTATAGGCTTCACCGCAGGTTTGGGAGCAGTTATTATAAAGAACCTTACACACTTTATACAAAAACTCCTGGAGGGGAATTTAATTTCTAATTACCATACTGCTTTTTACTTTATTTTCCCTCTGTTGGGACTAACCATTACCCTTCTTATAATAAAATTTGTGCTTAAGAAAAAAGTTGGTCACGGTATTCCTTCCACATTATATGCAATTTCCAAAAAACAGGGAATAATGCATACATATCAAATGTACGCATCTCTTATTACCGCACCATTGACTGTTGGTTTTGGAGGTTCTGTAGGACTTGAGGGACCCACGGTAGCCACAGGAGCATCCCTTGGATCTAATATTTCCCGTTTATTTCAAATGGACCAGCGGGCTCGCACACTGCTAATAAGTTGTGCGGCGGCAGGGGCAATGTCCTCCATATTTAAAGCCCCGGTTGCTGCTATCATTTTTGCTATTGAAGTTTTTAGCCTGGATCTCACACTCATTTCCTTACTGCCTTTACTTATTGCATCAGTTTCAGCGATCCTTACCTCCTACTTCTTCTTTGGATCAGATATTATTTTACCATTTCAACTTGAGGATAATTTCAAAATTTCAGAGGTTCCTTTTTATATTATCCTGGGGGTACTTGCGGCTTTTTCTTCTATGTATTTTACTTCGGTTTATTTTAAGATCAATAATTATTTTAAGAAGATCTCTTCTCCTTTTAAAAGGCTATTAATTGGTGGAATAGGTCTTGGAATTCTAATCTATTTTATTCCGCCTCTATATGGGGAGGGCTATAATGTCATAAATAATCTACTTTCTGCTAACTATTTGCAGGCTCTTGGAACCAATCTTTTTAATGATTACCTGGATAACATTTGGGTGGTAATTCTTCTATTGGCGGGTCTTGTAATTTTCAAAATTATTGCTACTTCGCTTACTTTTGGTGCAGGCGGAGTTGGAGGTATTTTTGCACCCGTACTTTTTATGGGAAGTGCTATGGGACATTGCTTTGCTTTGTTTGTAAATAATACAGGGCTATTAAAAAATCCTATTTCGGTTAGCAGCTTTACAATGGTGGGAATGGCTGGTCTTATGGCTGGTGTTTTACATGCCCCGCTTACGGCAATATTCCTCATTGCCGAGCTCACAGGCGGCTATGAACTATTTGTTCCTCTTATGATTACATCTGCCATTTCCTTTATGATAACCAACCAGTTCCAGCCTCACTCTGTTTATACCATGGAACTTGCTATGCGGGGAGAATTATTAACTCATGATAAAGATCAGGTAGTTTTAACCTTACTGGATATTGAACAGGTAATAGAGACTAATTTTGTGGAACTCAACGTGAATATGACCCTGGGAGAAGTAATCCACAAGGGAGTTATAAAATCCTCCCGAAACATCTTTCCGGTATCTGATGAAAATAATAACTTTATGGGAATCCTTCTACTGGATGACATACGACCTATTATGTTTGAACAGGATCTGTACGATAAGGTAAAGGTGCAGGAACTAATGCAACGGGCTCCCGAAATTATAGATATTAAGAAAGACAGAATGAAGGATATAATGAAAAAATTTCAGGATAGTGATGCCTGGAACCTTCCGGTCACAGAAAATGAAAAATATATAGGATTTGTCTCGAAGTCAAAGCTGCTTACGGCATACAGGCAAAAATTAATTGAGGTAACAGTATAG
- a CDS encoding toxin-antitoxin system YwqK family antitoxin, which produces MKKFFTAIAILAIFANTTAVSQEIKPKFEKEGELIKGTYYYENGSIRQEGTYKNGQLHGEWVSYDQDGKKNAVAQYKEGVKTGKWFFWNKNFLTEVDYNNNIIAEVHSYEEVSGIVEID; this is translated from the coding sequence ATGAAAAAGTTTTTCACGGCTATCGCAATATTGGCAATTTTTGCGAACACCACAGCTGTATCCCAGGAAATTAAACCAAAATTTGAGAAAGAGGGAGAGTTAATAAAAGGTACATATTATTATGAAAATGGAAGTATTAGACAGGAGGGTACGTACAAGAACGGACAACTCCACGGGGAATGGGTTTCTTATGACCAGGACGGTAAGAAGAATGCCGTTGCGCAATACAAAGAAGGCGTTAAAACAGGAAAATGGTTTTTTTGGAATAAAAATTTTTTAACTGAGGTCGATTACAACAATAATATAATTGCTGAAGTTCATTCATATGAAGAAGTAAGTGGAATTGTAGAAATAGATTAA
- a CDS encoding LLM class flavin-dependent oxidoreductase codes for MQNNNNIKYSILELASIGAGVSTSKTFKNSLELAQKAEDFGYNRFWLAEHHNMISIASSATVVLMGYIAGGTNKIRVGSGGIMLPNHSPLIVAEQFGTLANLYPGRIDMGLGRAPGTDQTTAHAIRSDRMQAVYQFPDEIAKIQQYFSRDNSNSKVRATVAEGVEVLVYILGSSTDSAHLAAKKGLPYVFASHFAPTHLFDAFNIYHNEFEPSEFLQEPYTMAGVNIVAAETDEEAQKISTSMIRMMLGVLTGKIDYMQPSIDMTEELREISQHPALQQMLRYSFVGSKETVKKKTKEFLKQTGANEIMAVSHIYDHQDRVNSFRIFSEIMKEL; via the coding sequence ATGCAAAATAATAATAATATTAAATATTCCATACTTGAGTTAGCCAGTATAGGTGCAGGAGTTAGTACATCTAAAACTTTTAAAAATAGCCTTGAGCTTGCACAAAAAGCTGAAGATTTTGGGTACAACAGGTTTTGGCTTGCAGAGCATCATAACATGATAAGCATTGCCAGCTCAGCCACCGTTGTTCTTATGGGTTATATAGCAGGTGGAACCAATAAAATAAGAGTGGGATCTGGAGGAATAATGCTTCCAAATCATTCCCCTTTAATAGTCGCCGAACAATTTGGAACACTAGCAAACCTTTACCCTGGAAGAATTGATATGGGACTTGGAAGGGCACCGGGAACAGATCAAACCACGGCTCACGCTATAAGATCAGACAGGATGCAGGCTGTTTATCAATTTCCAGATGAGATTGCTAAAATACAGCAGTATTTCTCACGTGACAACAGCAATTCTAAAGTAAGAGCAACTGTTGCCGAAGGCGTGGAAGTGCTAGTTTACATTTTGGGTTCCAGTACAGATAGTGCCCATCTTGCAGCTAAAAAGGGTTTACCTTATGTGTTCGCCAGCCACTTCGCTCCTACCCATCTTTTCGATGCATTTAATATTTATCACAACGAGTTTGAACCTTCAGAATTCCTGCAGGAACCTTACACAATGGCAGGAGTTAATATTGTAGCCGCCGAAACAGATGAAGAAGCACAAAAGATATCTACTTCAATGATAAGAATGATGTTGGGAGTGCTCACAGGAAAAATTGATTATATGCAGCCATCAATTGATATGACAGAGGAACTTCGGGAGATTTCACAACATCCCGCTCTTCAACAAATGTTGAGGTATTCATTCGTGGGAAGCAAAGAAACTGTAAAGAAAAAAACTAAAGAATTTTTGAAGCAAACCGGAGCAAATGAGATTATGGCAGTTTCGCACATTTATGACCACCAGGACAGGGTGAATTCCTTCAGAATATTTTCTGAAATAATGAAGGAGCTTTAA